Proteins encoded within one genomic window of Companilactobacillus sp.:
- a CDS encoding isoprenyl transferase, which produces MTENNIDGQINNLRVPDHIAIIMDGNGRWAKRSGQPRIAGHKEGMNNVKRIATTASHLGVKVLSLYAFSTENWKRPSTEVSFLMKLPVDFFGVFMPDLIKENIKVVITGFKDDLPTKTQNVVNKAMEDTKDNTGMVLNFAFNYGGRAEIINATKILAEKAVAGEIKPQDIDEKAFSDELFTSVLGKYADPDLLIRTSGEERISNFLLWQMAYTEMVFDDAYWPDFTSDNLINDIRTFNDRDRRFGTV; this is translated from the coding sequence ATGACAGAAAATAATATCGATGGGCAGATCAATAATTTAAGAGTGCCAGATCATATTGCGATAATCATGGATGGAAACGGTCGTTGGGCAAAGAGAAGTGGTCAACCACGAATTGCTGGTCACAAAGAGGGTATGAACAATGTTAAACGCATTGCCACCACTGCTAGTCATTTGGGTGTTAAAGTTCTCAGTTTGTATGCTTTTTCTACCGAAAACTGGAAACGTCCTAGTACCGAAGTAAGTTTTCTAATGAAACTTCCGGTTGATTTCTTTGGCGTTTTCATGCCTGATTTGATCAAAGAAAACATTAAAGTCGTAATTACTGGATTCAAGGACGATTTACCGACTAAAACTCAAAATGTCGTTAATAAAGCGATGGAAGATACCAAAGATAATACCGGAATGGTCTTAAACTTTGCATTCAACTATGGCGGACGTGCAGAAATCATCAACGCTACCAAGATCTTGGCTGAAAAAGCTGTCGCTGGTGAGATCAAGCCACAAGATATTGATGAGAAAGCTTTTTCAGATGAATTGTTTACCAGTGTCTTAGGCAAGTACGCTGATCCTGATCTCTTGATACGTACGAGTGGCGAAGAGAGAATTTCTAATTTCTTATTATGGCAAATGGCATATACTGAAATGGTGTTTGACGATGCATATTGGCCGGACTTTACATCAGACAACCTGATAAATGACATCCGGACTTTTAACGATCGTGATCGCCGATTTGGAACAGTTTAA
- the rpsB gene encoding 30S ribosomal protein S2 yields the protein MSVISMKQLLEAGVHFGHQTRRWNPKMKPFIFTQRNGIYIIDLQKTVRMIDDAYNYMKAVAGDDGVFLFVGTKKQAQDAIEEEATRAGQYYVNHRWLGGTLTNWNTIQKRIKRLKEIKAMSEDGTFERLPKKEVALLEKQEAKLEKFLGGIEDMPRIPDVMFIVDPHKENIAVNEAKKLNIPIVAMVDTNTDPDPIDVIIPSNDDAIRAVRLIVSKMADAIVEGKQGEDSVSADDFAKDGSNDEGQSIENVAENDDNESANDNK from the coding sequence ATGTCAGTTATTTCAATGAAACAACTTCTTGAAGCCGGTGTACATTTTGGTCACCAAACAAGACGTTGGAACCCTAAGATGAAACCTTTCATCTTCACACAAAGAAATGGTATTTATATCATTGATTTGCAAAAAACAGTTCGCATGATCGACGATGCTTACAACTATATGAAAGCAGTTGCCGGTGATGACGGTGTATTCTTATTCGTTGGTACAAAGAAACAAGCACAAGATGCCATTGAAGAAGAAGCAACACGTGCAGGTCAATACTACGTTAACCATCGTTGGTTAGGTGGTACTTTGACTAACTGGAACACAATCCAAAAACGTATTAAGAGATTAAAAGAAATCAAAGCAATGTCAGAAGACGGAACTTTCGAACGTCTACCTAAGAAAGAAGTTGCTTTGTTAGAAAAACAAGAAGCAAAACTTGAAAAATTCCTTGGTGGTATCGAAGATATGCCAAGAATTCCTGATGTTATGTTTATTGTTGACCCACACAAAGAAAACATCGCTGTTAACGAAGCCAAGAAACTTAATATTCCTATTGTTGCTATGGTTGATACAAACACAGATCCAGATCCTATCGATGTTATCATTCCATCAAACGATGACGCTATCCGTGCCGTACGTTTGATCGTTTCAAAGATGGCTGATGCCATTGTTGAAGGTAAACAAGGTGAAGATTCAGTATCTGCTGACGACTTTGCTAAAGATGGTTCAAATGACGAAGGTCAATCCATTGAAAATGTTGCCGAAAACGACGATAATGAAAGTGCTAACGATAATAAATAA
- a CDS encoding tRNA1(Val) (adenine(37)-N6)-methyltransferase: protein MSKMSKDIIANSGVIINQDKDLYSFNLDTILLYNFAKPSKKGRVVDLCSGNGAIGLSLTAKTNAHIYLVEIQPELAKLAQRSIAENQLEQQVTLIIDDLNNVLQYLDHDTVDTITCNPPYFANDSQAKIKENPVLAIARHEIKTNLDQILHQSMILLKENSHLFMVYRPDRLPELFSDLLKNKLQPKKVRFVRTRANAAANLVLVDAIKTVKSGNLEVLPDLIMYNGDVLTQEAAKILNER from the coding sequence ATGAGTAAAATGTCAAAGGATATTATAGCAAACAGTGGCGTAATAATAAATCAAGACAAAGACCTATATTCATTTAATTTAGACACCATTCTACTATATAACTTCGCAAAACCGTCAAAAAAAGGTCGAGTAGTTGATCTATGTTCCGGAAATGGTGCTATCGGACTTTCTTTGACCGCAAAAACTAATGCTCATATTTACCTTGTTGAGATCCAACCTGAATTGGCAAAGCTAGCTCAACGGAGCATTGCAGAAAACCAGCTCGAACAACAGGTAACGTTAATAATTGATGATTTGAATAATGTGTTGCAATATCTTGATCACGATACAGTGGACACAATCACTTGCAATCCGCCTTATTTTGCCAATGATTCTCAAGCAAAGATTAAGGAAAATCCCGTTTTAGCAATCGCCCGACATGAAATAAAAACTAACCTTGACCAAATTCTTCATCAATCAATGATCTTGTTGAAAGAAAACAGCCATCTATTTATGGTTTATCGTCCTGATCGATTGCCAGAATTATTCTCTGATTTGCTAAAAAATAAATTGCAGCCCAAGAAGGTGCGTTTTGTCAGAACACGTGCCAATGCGGCTGCCAATTTGGTTTTAGTTGACGCAATCAAGACAGTAAAGTCAGGTAATCTAGAAGTATTGCCTGATTTAATTATGTATAATGGGGATGTTTTAACCCAGGAGGCAGCCAAGATTTTAAATGAAAGATGA
- the rseP gene encoding RIP metalloprotease RseP, translating into MTAIITFIIVFGILVIVHEFGHYYAAKKSGILVREFSVGMGPKIVAYRKNSSTYTLRLLPLGGYVRMAGSQEDDSEIKPGTMSSLVMDDNGKVTKIIISSKVYDANAVPVQISKADLVDDLTIEGYENGDESETKTFNVDHDATIVEEDGTEVQIAPRDVQLQSVSVWKRMITNFAGPFNNFVLAIVCSTIAAFMMSGGVLTNTNQIGPVMHDSVAQKAGLKENDTITKVQGKKTTNWTELISAIQARPDKKTTLTVKSGNKTKDVVVVPKSATSNGQKYGMIGVAAQRDNSVGAKLKYGFTSSFQTTEAIFGQLGKMLTGGFNINQLAGPVGIYSMTSEASSLGIVYVIQFMAMLSLNLGIVNLIPIPALDGGKIIMNIVEAIRRKPIPEEYETIISLIGVGILVLLMVAVTWNDIQRFFIK; encoded by the coding sequence ATGACCGCGATAATAACATTTATAATTGTTTTTGGTATTTTAGTGATCGTGCATGAATTTGGACATTACTATGCTGCCAAGAAATCAGGAATTTTAGTTCGAGAATTTTCGGTCGGAATGGGTCCGAAAATTGTCGCTTATCGAAAAAATAGCTCTACATATACATTGAGGTTATTACCGCTCGGTGGATACGTACGTATGGCTGGATCTCAAGAAGACGATTCCGAGATAAAACCCGGGACTATGTCTTCTTTAGTCATGGATGATAACGGAAAAGTTACTAAAATTATCATCTCCAGCAAAGTTTATGATGCCAATGCCGTTCCAGTTCAAATTTCTAAGGCCGATTTAGTTGACGACTTGACGATTGAAGGATATGAAAACGGTGATGAATCTGAAACCAAGACTTTTAATGTCGATCATGACGCTACAATTGTCGAAGAAGATGGAACTGAGGTGCAAATTGCCCCTCGAGATGTTCAACTTCAGTCAGTTTCGGTTTGGAAACGGATGATCACAAATTTTGCTGGACCATTCAATAACTTTGTCTTGGCAATTGTTTGTTCAACTATTGCTGCATTTATGATGTCGGGCGGAGTTTTGACAAATACTAATCAAATTGGCCCAGTTATGCATGATAGCGTAGCTCAAAAGGCCGGTTTAAAAGAGAATGACACAATCACTAAAGTTCAAGGTAAGAAAACCACTAATTGGACCGAATTGATTTCTGCCATTCAGGCAAGACCTGACAAAAAGACCACTTTAACGGTTAAGTCTGGAAATAAGACTAAGGACGTAGTGGTAGTTCCTAAGTCTGCGACAAGCAATGGTCAAAAATACGGGATGATTGGAGTTGCCGCACAACGCGATAATTCTGTTGGCGCCAAGCTTAAATATGGATTTACTTCAAGTTTTCAAACAACCGAAGCAATCTTTGGACAACTAGGCAAAATGTTGACCGGAGGATTTAATATTAATCAACTGGCTGGTCCCGTTGGTATTTATTCGATGACATCTGAAGCATCTTCGTTGGGGATAGTTTACGTGATTCAATTTATGGCTATGCTTTCTTTGAACCTGGGGATCGTAAACTTGATTCCAATCCCAGCACTAGATGGTGGGAAAATCATCATGAACATCGTTGAAGCCATCAGAAGAAAACCAATTCCAGAAGAATATGAAACGATTATTTCTTTGATCGGTGTTGGTATTTTGGTTCTATTAATGGTCGCAGTAACTTGGAACGATATCCAAAGATTCTTTATTAAATAG
- a CDS encoding proline--tRNA ligase, giving the protein MKQSRMYIPTLKQVPSDAEAVSHQLMLRAGYIRQVSAGAYALLPLAWDVIQKIENIIRKEMKKIDAVEMMMPVLLPADLWKESGRYETYGDNLFKFEDRHKREFILGPTHEETFTSVVKENLNSYKKMPMVLYQMQPKYRDEDRPRYGLLRGREFYMKDAYSFTSNYEDLDVEFNHMETAYRNIFDACGLNYRIILGDAGPMGGTASKEFSAVADIGEDTIAYSEESEYSANLEMATSKIEQVPSEEHKAIEKIDTPDLHTIEALAKSLDIDESKIMKAVAYIADEKPVLVMIRGDYQVNDVKLTNLLKATFLDEATAEQVNDLFGSKPGFISPLGINEDVKVIYDSSLEGLDNFVIGANEEDKHYINANFEDLVDGEPEFNDVRIIKEGEPSPDGHGLLKFTRGIEIGHIFKLGTKFSVDLGANFLDENGKSQPIIMGSYGIGISRLLSAIIEQHNDENGIVWPAALAPYQIHVVPIKYKDDTQKKLSDDVVDLLKEEGYDVLLDDRNERPGVKFADSDLMGFPIRITVGKKAADSIVELKLRKTGETIEVNKDELVNSVKILLKNQ; this is encoded by the coding sequence ATGAAACAATCTCGAATGTATATTCCAACACTTAAACAGGTGCCATCCGATGCTGAAGCAGTCAGTCATCAGTTGATGCTACGTGCTGGATATATCAGACAAGTATCCGCTGGAGCATATGCATTGCTGCCTCTAGCTTGGGACGTAATCCAAAAAATTGAAAATATTATTCGTAAAGAAATGAAAAAAATTGACGCTGTTGAAATGATGATGCCAGTATTGTTACCTGCTGATTTGTGGAAAGAAAGCGGACGATACGAAACATATGGCGATAATCTTTTTAAATTTGAAGATCGTCACAAAAGGGAATTCATTCTTGGCCCAACGCATGAAGAAACTTTTACCAGCGTGGTCAAAGAGAATTTGAATAGTTACAAAAAGATGCCAATGGTTCTGTACCAAATGCAGCCTAAGTATCGAGACGAAGATCGTCCACGTTATGGATTATTGCGTGGAAGAGAGTTCTATATGAAGGATGCATATTCATTTACATCCAACTACGAAGATTTGGATGTTGAATTTAATCATATGGAAACAGCTTATCGCAATATTTTTGATGCATGCGGATTGAATTATCGCATTATTCTTGGCGATGCTGGTCCAATGGGTGGAACTGCATCCAAAGAATTTTCAGCTGTTGCTGATATTGGTGAAGATACGATTGCTTATTCTGAAGAGAGCGAATATTCTGCCAACTTAGAGATGGCAACTAGCAAGATCGAACAAGTTCCTTCAGAGGAACATAAAGCAATTGAAAAAATCGATACGCCTGATTTACACACGATTGAAGCTTTGGCTAAGTCTTTAGATATTGATGAATCCAAGATCATGAAGGCTGTTGCTTATATTGCCGATGAGAAACCTGTATTGGTAATGATCAGAGGAGATTATCAAGTTAATGACGTTAAATTGACTAATTTACTTAAAGCAACCTTTTTAGATGAAGCAACTGCTGAACAAGTCAACGATTTATTTGGCAGTAAGCCAGGATTTATCAGTCCATTAGGTATCAATGAAGATGTAAAAGTTATTTATGATAGTTCTTTAGAAGGACTAGATAATTTTGTCATTGGCGCAAATGAAGAAGATAAGCATTATATCAATGCTAACTTTGAAGATTTGGTCGATGGCGAGCCTGAGTTTAACGACGTTAGGATCATTAAAGAAGGAGAACCTTCTCCTGACGGTCATGGATTGCTTAAGTTCACGCGAGGAATTGAAATTGGTCATATCTTTAAATTGGGAACTAAATTTTCCGTTGATCTAGGTGCTAATTTCTTAGATGAAAATGGAAAATCACAACCGATTATCATGGGAAGTTACGGTATTGGAATTTCACGTCTACTTTCTGCTATTATTGAACAGCACAACGATGAAAATGGTATTGTTTGGCCAGCTGCACTGGCGCCATATCAAATCCACGTTGTACCAATTAAATATAAAGATGATACTCAAAAGAAATTAAGTGATGATGTTGTTGACCTCCTCAAAGAAGAAGGCTACGACGTATTATTAGACGATCGTAATGAACGTCCTGGTGTTAAATTTGCCGATTCAGATCTGATGGGATTCCCAATCAGAATCACAGTTGGTAAAAAGGCAGCAGACTCAATTGTTGAACTGAAGTTGAGAAAGACTGGAGAGACAATTGAGGTAAATAAAGACGAATTAGTTAATTCGGTAAAAATTTTGCTTAAGAATCAGTAA
- the tsf gene encoding translation elongation factor Ts, whose product MAAKITAAQVKELRDKTSVGMMDAKKALVSADGDMQKAIDELREKGIAKAAKKGDRIAAEGLAHIEISGNKASIIEVNSETDFVSSNDKFKALVNEIGKAIVENEPKDMDEALALKVSEGTIQEAVTGLTAVIGEKITLRRFKVLDKTDSQVFGSYLHNGGLIAAVTVLEGSDEEAAKDVAMHVAAINPRYIDRDHVPSDVLEHEKEIFTEETKAEGKPEKIIPRIVEGRVNKFLSEISLADQEFVKDSDMTVQQFVESKNSKLVDYVRFEVGEGIEKPKEDFAEEVKNQMK is encoded by the coding sequence ATGGCTGCTAAAATTACTGCTGCTCAAGTTAAAGAATTACGTGATAAGACAAGTGTTGGTATGATGGATGCTAAAAAAGCATTGGTTTCTGCTGACGGAGATATGCAAAAGGCAATTGACGAACTTCGTGAAAAAGGTATCGCCAAAGCTGCTAAGAAGGGCGACCGTATCGCTGCTGAAGGTTTAGCACATATCGAAATTTCAGGTAACAAAGCTTCAATCATCGAAGTTAACTCAGAAACTGACTTTGTTTCATCAAACGACAAGTTCAAAGCTCTCGTAAACGAGATCGGTAAAGCTATCGTTGAAAATGAACCAAAAGACATGGACGAAGCACTTGCACTTAAAGTTTCAGAAGGTACAATCCAAGAAGCTGTTACTGGCTTAACTGCTGTTATCGGTGAAAAGATTACCTTGAGACGTTTCAAAGTCTTAGACAAGACGGACTCACAAGTATTCGGTTCATACTTGCATAATGGTGGCTTGATTGCTGCTGTTACTGTCCTTGAAGGTTCTGATGAAGAAGCTGCTAAGGATGTTGCAATGCATGTTGCTGCTATCAATCCTCGTTACATCGACCGTGACCACGTTCCTAGTGATGTTCTTGAACATGAAAAAGAAATCTTCACAGAAGAAACAAAAGCCGAAGGAAAACCTGAAAAGATTATCCCTCGTATTGTTGAAGGCCGTGTAAACAAGTTCCTTTCAGAAATCAGTTTAGCTGATCAAGAATTTGTTAAGGATTCTGATATGACAGTTCAACAATTTGTTGAATCTAAGAATAGTAAACTTGTTGATTACGTTCGCTTCGAAGTTGGCGAAGGTATCGAAAAGCCTAAGGAAGATTTTGCTGAAGAAGTTAAAAATCAAATGAAATAA
- the purD gene encoding phosphoribosylamine--glycine ligase — protein MKILVVGSGAREDAICQALQKSDRYNDVFCAPGNAGMRLFGVQTVGIDELEFTKLADFAIENDITYTIVGPEKPLVEGIVDYFQSRGLKIFGPNKAAAQIEGSKTFTKRLMSEAGVATAFYQEFTDFGLAIEYIEKKNQFPIVIKANGLASGKGVFIIETLDNAINILHQLLNDHRFGTDKVIVEEYLEGEEFSLMAFVHDENFYPMPIAQDYKRVLDGDKGLNTGGMGAICPLDNIDCDIVYQAYKDILKPFVKQMHREGVSYTGVLYAGLILTPNGVKVIEFNVRFGDPETEVVLPRLKSDLSKVIANLLNGEDVDNISWRDDGVDLGVFVASNGYPVKPEIGKSIGPKEQFTNTQLNLNFASVAENSHGLVTDGGRLYLVHTHANTLQNAQDKIYSYLDSVDTTNVFYRKDIGRNAI, from the coding sequence ATGAAAATATTAGTCGTGGGTTCTGGCGCTAGAGAAGATGCTATCTGTCAGGCGTTGCAAAAATCAGATCGTTACAATGATGTATTTTGTGCACCAGGCAATGCAGGAATGAGATTGTTTGGTGTTCAGACCGTGGGGATCGATGAATTAGAATTTACTAAATTAGCAGATTTTGCGATTGAAAATGATATTACATATACCATTGTCGGACCAGAAAAACCGTTGGTAGAGGGTATTGTTGATTATTTCCAATCACGTGGATTAAAAATCTTTGGACCGAATAAGGCTGCTGCTCAGATTGAAGGATCCAAAACTTTCACAAAAAGATTGATGAGTGAAGCTGGTGTTGCGACAGCTTTTTATCAGGAATTTACAGACTTCGGATTAGCTATTGAATATATCGAAAAGAAAAACCAATTTCCAATTGTTATCAAAGCTAATGGTTTGGCCAGTGGTAAAGGTGTTTTCATTATCGAAACATTAGATAACGCCATCAATATTTTGCACCAACTTTTGAATGACCATCGATTCGGAACTGATAAAGTTATCGTTGAAGAATACTTGGAAGGTGAAGAGTTTTCATTAATGGCTTTTGTTCATGATGAGAACTTTTATCCAATGCCAATTGCTCAAGATTATAAACGAGTGTTAGATGGCGATAAGGGCCTTAATACTGGTGGTATGGGGGCAATTTGTCCGTTAGATAATATTGATTGCGATATCGTTTATCAAGCATACAAGGACATATTAAAGCCATTCGTTAAACAAATGCATCGTGAAGGAGTTAGTTACACCGGCGTGTTGTACGCAGGTTTGATCCTTACTCCTAATGGTGTTAAGGTCATCGAATTTAATGTTAGATTTGGTGATCCTGAAACCGAGGTCGTGTTGCCACGATTGAAGTCTGATTTGTCGAAAGTGATCGCAAATTTGTTGAACGGCGAAGACGTTGATAACATTTCCTGGAGAGATGATGGTGTTGATCTCGGGGTGTTTGTCGCCAGCAATGGTTATCCGGTTAAACCAGAGATAGGTAAGAGCATTGGACCTAAAGAACAATTCACCAATACTCAGTTGAACTTAAATTTTGCTAGCGTTGCTGAAAATAGTCACGGCTTAGTGACTGACGGTGGTCGACTTTATTTAGTCCATACGCATGCAAACACGTTACAAAATGCTCAAGATAAAATTTATTCATATTTAGATTCAGTTGATACGACGAATGTATTTTATCGAAAAGATATTGGTCGAAATGCAATCTAG
- the pyrH gene encoding UMP kinase, with amino-acid sequence MPDIKYNRVILKVSGEALAGEKGFGINPPVIKQVAEQIKSIHELGVQIAIVCGGGNIWRGETGAEMGMDRAQADYMGMMATVMNGLALQDGLEQLDVPTRVQTSIEMRQVAEPYIRRKAVRHLEKGRVVIFAGGTGNPYFSTDTTAVLRAAEIEADVILMAKNNVDGVYSADPQKDPQAKKYDELTQLDIINKNLGVMDSTASSLSMDNNIPLIVFNLNKAENIKKVVQGENIGTIIKGGTK; translated from the coding sequence ATGCCTGACATTAAATACAATCGAGTAATTCTAAAGGTTTCTGGTGAAGCATTAGCCGGTGAAAAAGGATTTGGAATCAATCCTCCTGTTATCAAACAAGTCGCAGAACAGATCAAGAGTATTCACGAATTAGGAGTTCAAATTGCTATCGTTTGTGGTGGCGGAAATATTTGGCGTGGAGAAACTGGCGCTGAGATGGGCATGGATCGTGCTCAAGCTGATTACATGGGAATGATGGCCACAGTGATGAATGGTTTAGCATTGCAAGATGGTTTGGAGCAATTGGATGTACCTACACGTGTACAAACATCAATTGAAATGCGCCAAGTTGCAGAGCCATATATCAGAAGAAAGGCAGTTCGTCATCTTGAAAAGGGACGTGTCGTTATCTTTGCAGGTGGAACTGGTAACCCTTACTTCTCGACTGATACAACTGCTGTATTACGTGCAGCTGAAATCGAAGCAGACGTGATTCTAATGGCTAAAAATAATGTTGATGGTGTTTATTCAGCTGATCCACAAAAAGACCCACAAGCTAAGAAATATGACGAATTGACACAACTTGATATTATTAACAAGAACCTTGGTGTTATGGATTCTACAGCTTCATCATTATCAATGGATAACAACATTCCTTTGATCGTCTTTAATTTGAACAAAGCAGAAAACATTAAAAAGGTTGTTCAAGGTGAAAACATTGGAACAATCATTAAGGGTGGTACAAAATAA
- the frr gene encoding ribosome recycling factor, whose protein sequence is MAENSAVSTSKEKMNNSIEVLNRELANIRAGKANASILSNIQVQYYGTPVPLNQVASVNIPEARVLMITPYDKSSLDDIEHAINSSDLGLNPANDGDVIRLVIPQLTGERRKEIAKKVGKEAEDARVAVRNVRREGMDSIKKQQKDGDISEDDFHDIEKQIQKVTDSAVDRINKLAEDKEKEITEG, encoded by the coding sequence ATGGCTGAAAATAGTGCAGTTTCAACATCAAAAGAAAAAATGAACAATTCGATTGAAGTTTTGAATCGCGAATTAGCTAATATTCGTGCAGGTAAAGCTAATGCTTCGATCCTTAGCAACATCCAAGTACAATATTACGGTACTCCAGTTCCATTGAACCAAGTTGCCTCAGTTAACATTCCTGAAGCTCGTGTTCTTATGATCACACCTTATGACAAATCATCATTAGACGACATTGAACATGCAATCAACTCATCAGACTTGGGTTTAAACCCTGCCAATGATGGTGATGTTATTCGTTTAGTTATTCCACAACTAACTGGTGAACGCAGAAAAGAAATTGCCAAAAAGGTTGGTAAGGAAGCTGAAGATGCACGCGTTGCAGTTAGAAATGTCCGTCGTGAGGGTATGGACTCAATCAAGAAACAACAAAAAGATGGCGATATCTCTGAGGATGACTTCCACGATATTGAAAAGCAAATTCAAAAAGTTACTGATTCAGCAGTCGACCGTATTAATAAATTAGCTGAAGACAAAGAAAAGGAAATCACTGAAGGATAA
- a CDS encoding phosphatidate cytidylyltransferase, which translates to MKQRVITAVIALAIFIPILLAGGVWLEVAAAVLAAIGVFEIYIMRKRIIVSIDFVITILGTLALAVPVNFYRGWLPNGFNRLDILYIFVVLLLMVTVFTKNKFNFEDAAISAITMVYVGIGFHYLASVRNSKAGLGLLLFALIVVWSTDIFAYTFGRKIGKHKLWPAISPNKTWEGTIAGIVCALIFSGIYMIFVPQKYPMVDMLMIAFVLSIFGQIGDLIESAYKRFYKVKDSGNILPGHGGILDRFDSMLIVLPMLHIFGLV; encoded by the coding sequence ATGAAACAACGTGTGATAACTGCCGTTATTGCTCTGGCAATTTTTATTCCGATCCTACTAGCTGGTGGGGTATGGCTTGAAGTTGCAGCAGCGGTATTAGCAGCAATTGGTGTTTTTGAGATTTATATTATGCGTAAGCGTATAATAGTTTCAATCGACTTCGTAATTACCATCTTGGGTACTTTAGCTTTAGCGGTACCTGTTAATTTCTACCGAGGTTGGTTACCAAATGGATTTAATCGACTGGATATCTTATATATCTTTGTCGTCTTGTTACTAATGGTTACTGTATTCACCAAAAATAAATTCAATTTTGAAGATGCAGCAATTTCTGCGATTACCATGGTTTATGTAGGAATTGGTTTCCATTACTTAGCTTCTGTCAGAAATTCTAAAGCTGGTTTGGGACTATTGTTATTTGCTTTAATCGTAGTTTGGTCAACTGATATTTTTGCCTATACATTCGGTAGAAAAATCGGAAAGCATAAGCTTTGGCCAGCTATCAGTCCCAACAAGACTTGGGAAGGTACGATTGCCGGAATCGTCTGTGCATTGATTTTTTCAGGAATATACATGATTTTTGTTCCTCAAAAATACCCAATGGTAGATATGTTAATGATTGCATTCGTACTTTCGATATTTGGTCAAATTGGAGATTTAATAGAATCAGCTTACAAGCGTTTCTACAAGGTTAAAGATTCAGGTAACATTTTGCCAGGCCACGGTGGTATTTTGGACAGATTTGATAGTATGCTAATTGTTTTACCAATGTTACACATTTTTGGTTTAGTCTAA
- a CDS encoding lysophospholipid acyltransferase family protein: MFYKFIRQVARFVVFVVNGRFDIVGKENLPDKPYIIVAPHRTWWEPIFFALAIKPREATFMAKIELFKNPILRFILVHSHAFPVDRKHPGPSVIKTPVKALKNKGQVLIMFPSGTRYSQQLRGGASLIAKMSKAPLVPFVYQGPVKFGDLLKHKKVTIGIGPEIDFNFKAKLDDEQTQKVNEDMEEAWKQIDNEIDPNFKYIPDPNKKEFED, from the coding sequence ATGTTCTATAAGTTTATCCGACAAGTCGCCCGATTTGTGGTTTTTGTAGTTAATGGACGATTCGACATCGTCGGTAAAGAAAATTTACCCGACAAACCTTATATTATTGTTGCTCCTCATCGAACATGGTGGGAGCCAATATTCTTTGCATTAGCAATCAAACCGCGAGAAGCAACTTTTATGGCAAAAATTGAATTATTCAAAAATCCAATTCTACGATTCATCTTGGTTCATTCACATGCCTTTCCGGTTGATCGTAAACATCCCGGGCCATCAGTTATCAAAACACCTGTTAAAGCTTTGAAAAATAAGGGACAAGTTTTGATCATGTTCCCTTCTGGAACGAGATATTCACAACAGCTACGCGGTGGCGCATCATTGATCGCCAAGATGTCAAAAGCACCGTTAGTTCCGTTTGTTTATCAAGGGCCAGTTAAATTTGGCGATTTATTGAAGCATAAAAAAGTAACCATCGGTATTGGACCGGAAATTGACTTTAATTTTAAAGCAAAATTGGACGATGAACAAACTCAAAAAGTAAACGAAGATATGGAAGAAGCTTGGAAACAAATTGATAATGAAATTGATCCTAACTTTAAATACATACCTGATCCAAATAAAAAGGAATTTGAAGATTAA
- a CDS encoding GIY-YIG nuclease family protein has translation MKDDSYFVYILLCADGTFYTGTSNDVKKRVKTHNSGKGAKYTKTRRPVKLLYTEKLADKSAALKREAAIKKLTRPKKEELLIANGISW, from the coding sequence ATGAAAGATGATAGTTATTTCGTATACATATTACTATGTGCAGATGGGACGTTTTACACTGGCACATCTAATGACGTGAAAAAAAGAGTCAAGACACACAACAGCGGTAAGGGCGCAAAGTATACCAAAACAAGACGTCCAGTTAAATTACTTTACACTGAAAAGCTCGCGGATAAATCAGCAGCGTTAAAACGAGAAGCTGCGATAAAAAAACTAACTCGTCCTAAAAAAGAAGAACTACTGATTGCCAATGGAATAAGTTGGTAG